In Trifolium pratense cultivar HEN17-A07 linkage group LG7, ARS_RC_1.1, whole genome shotgun sequence, a genomic segment contains:
- the LOC123897881 gene encoding protein Jade-3 isoform X2 — MDFTTNLNDLPPNKRIRLIQQKQQQQQQHSPCSLLPTKKRKESRNTSLFHNPQSTPSPSIYSLPTKKRVCALQPHLYHHHHHNAPNDVVSKFDLNVEYNPALHSPTPTEKQPQKHDTDNNNNDDDNGQDVVADDDGILCCVCQSTDANAEDPIVFCDGCNLMVHASCYGNPLAKEIPEGDWFCERCRFIKNDTDLVHCSLCPNTEGAMKQTIDGKWAHLVCALLVPEVFFVDPEGRDGIDCSKVPKKRWLEKCYVCECCDGCALVCSEPKCGLGFHITCGIKEDLCIEYKEGKKGATVVAGFCKSHSQLWEKVSGKYKIVAVEDK; from the exons ATGGATTTCACCACAAACCTCAACGACCTTCCACCCAACAAGAGAATCAGACTCattcaacaaaaacaacaacagcaacaacaacatagtCCATGTTCACTCTTGCCCACCAAAAAACGCAAAGAATCTCGAAACACATCACTTTTTCACAATCCACAATCAACACCATCACCATCTATTTATTCTCTACCCACCAAAAAAAGAGTCTGTGCTCTCCAACCTCACCtttaccaccaccaccaccacaatgCCCCAAATGACGTCGTTTCAAAATTCGATCTCAATGTCGAATACAACCCTGCTCTTCACTCACCAACTCCAACCGAGAAACAACCTCAAAAACATGATACCGATAACAACAACAATGACGACGACAACGGCCAAGATGTTGTCGCTGATGATGATGGGATTTTATGCTGTGTGTGTCAGAGCACAGACGCTAACGCGGAGGATCCAATTGTTTTCTGTGACGGTTGTAATTTAATGGTTCATGCTTCTTGCTATGGAAACCCATTAGCAAAAGAAATCCCTGAAGGGGATTGGTTTTGTGAACGGTGTCGTTTTATTAAAAACGACACTGATCTGGTTCATTGCTCCCTCTGTCCGAATACAGAGGGAGCAATGAAACAAACAATAGATGGAAAATGGGCACACTTGGTTTGTGCTTTACTTGTGCCTGAAGTGTTTTTTGTAGATCCAGAAGGGAGAGATGGGATTGATTGTTCTAAAGTTCCAAAGAAGAGGTGGTTGGAAAAGTGTTATGTTTGTGAGTGCTGTGATGGGTGTGCTTTGGTTTGTTCTGAACCTAAATGTGGTTTGGGTTTTCATATTACTTGTGGAATCAAAGAGGATCTTTGTATTGAGTATAAAGAAGGGAAAAAAGGTGCTACTGTTGTTGCTGGTTTTTGCAAATCTCACTCTCAACTCTGGGAAAAG GTATCAGGAAAATACAAGATTGTTGCAGTTGAAGATAAGTAG
- the LOC123897881 gene encoding protein Jade-1 isoform X3 yields the protein MDFTTNLNDLPPNKRIRLIQQKQQQQQQHSPCSLLPTKKRKESRNTSLFHNPQSTPSPSIYSLPTKKRVCALQPHLYHHHHHNAPNDVVSKFDLNVEYNPALHSPTPTEKQPQKHDTDNNNNDDDGILCCVCQSTDANAEDPIVFCDGCNLMVHASCYGNPLAKEIPEGDWFCERCRFIKNDTDLVHCSLCPNTEGAMKQTIDGKWAHLVCALLVPEVFFVDPEGRDGIDCSKVPKKRWLEKCYVCECCDGCALVCSEPKCGLGFHITCGIKEDLCIEYKEGKKGATVVAGFCKSHSQLWEKQQVSGKYKIVAVEDK from the exons ATGGATTTCACCACAAACCTCAACGACCTTCCACCCAACAAGAGAATCAGACTCattcaacaaaaacaacaacagcaacaacaacatagtCCATGTTCACTCTTGCCCACCAAAAAACGCAAAGAATCTCGAAACACATCACTTTTTCACAATCCACAATCAACACCATCACCATCTATTTATTCTCTACCCACCAAAAAAAGAGTCTGTGCTCTCCAACCTCACCtttaccaccaccaccaccacaatgCCCCAAATGACGTCGTTTCAAAATTCGATCTCAATGTCGAATACAACCCTGCTCTTCACTCACCAACTCCAACCGAGAAACAACCTCAAAAACATGATACCGATAACAACAACAA TGATGATGATGGGATTTTATGCTGTGTGTGTCAGAGCACAGACGCTAACGCGGAGGATCCAATTGTTTTCTGTGACGGTTGTAATTTAATGGTTCATGCTTCTTGCTATGGAAACCCATTAGCAAAAGAAATCCCTGAAGGGGATTGGTTTTGTGAACGGTGTCGTTTTATTAAAAACGACACTGATCTGGTTCATTGCTCCCTCTGTCCGAATACAGAGGGAGCAATGAAACAAACAATAGATGGAAAATGGGCACACTTGGTTTGTGCTTTACTTGTGCCTGAAGTGTTTTTTGTAGATCCAGAAGGGAGAGATGGGATTGATTGTTCTAAAGTTCCAAAGAAGAGGTGGTTGGAAAAGTGTTATGTTTGTGAGTGCTGTGATGGGTGTGCTTTGGTTTGTTCTGAACCTAAATGTGGTTTGGGTTTTCATATTACTTGTGGAATCAAAGAGGATCTTTGTATTGAGTATAAAGAAGGGAAAAAAGGTGCTACTGTTGTTGCTGGTTTTTGCAAATCTCACTCTCAACTCTGGGAAAAG CAACAGGTATCAGGAAAATACAAGATTGTTGCAGTTGAAGATAAGTAG
- the LOC123897881 gene encoding protein Jade-3 isoform X1, protein MDFTTNLNDLPPNKRIRLIQQKQQQQQQHSPCSLLPTKKRKESRNTSLFHNPQSTPSPSIYSLPTKKRVCALQPHLYHHHHHNAPNDVVSKFDLNVEYNPALHSPTPTEKQPQKHDTDNNNNDDDNGQDVVADDDGILCCVCQSTDANAEDPIVFCDGCNLMVHASCYGNPLAKEIPEGDWFCERCRFIKNDTDLVHCSLCPNTEGAMKQTIDGKWAHLVCALLVPEVFFVDPEGRDGIDCSKVPKKRWLEKCYVCECCDGCALVCSEPKCGLGFHITCGIKEDLCIEYKEGKKGATVVAGFCKSHSQLWEKQQVSGKYKIVAVEDK, encoded by the exons ATGGATTTCACCACAAACCTCAACGACCTTCCACCCAACAAGAGAATCAGACTCattcaacaaaaacaacaacagcaacaacaacatagtCCATGTTCACTCTTGCCCACCAAAAAACGCAAAGAATCTCGAAACACATCACTTTTTCACAATCCACAATCAACACCATCACCATCTATTTATTCTCTACCCACCAAAAAAAGAGTCTGTGCTCTCCAACCTCACCtttaccaccaccaccaccacaatgCCCCAAATGACGTCGTTTCAAAATTCGATCTCAATGTCGAATACAACCCTGCTCTTCACTCACCAACTCCAACCGAGAAACAACCTCAAAAACATGATACCGATAACAACAACAATGACGACGACAACGGCCAAGATGTTGTCGCTGATGATGATGGGATTTTATGCTGTGTGTGTCAGAGCACAGACGCTAACGCGGAGGATCCAATTGTTTTCTGTGACGGTTGTAATTTAATGGTTCATGCTTCTTGCTATGGAAACCCATTAGCAAAAGAAATCCCTGAAGGGGATTGGTTTTGTGAACGGTGTCGTTTTATTAAAAACGACACTGATCTGGTTCATTGCTCCCTCTGTCCGAATACAGAGGGAGCAATGAAACAAACAATAGATGGAAAATGGGCACACTTGGTTTGTGCTTTACTTGTGCCTGAAGTGTTTTTTGTAGATCCAGAAGGGAGAGATGGGATTGATTGTTCTAAAGTTCCAAAGAAGAGGTGGTTGGAAAAGTGTTATGTTTGTGAGTGCTGTGATGGGTGTGCTTTGGTTTGTTCTGAACCTAAATGTGGTTTGGGTTTTCATATTACTTGTGGAATCAAAGAGGATCTTTGTATTGAGTATAAAGAAGGGAAAAAAGGTGCTACTGTTGTTGCTGGTTTTTGCAAATCTCACTCTCAACTCTGGGAAAAG CAACAGGTATCAGGAAAATACAAGATTGTTGCAGTTGAAGATAAGTAG